In the Pseudonocardia cypriaca genome, one interval contains:
- a CDS encoding acyclic terpene utilization AtuA family protein gives MRTVRIGAGAGFAGDRLEPAVELAERAGLADIVLECLAERTIALGQQRRLADPAAGYDPRLIARFERLLPVALERGVRVITNMGAANPLRAGEVTRDLLTRLGRRAAVGVVTGDDVLDRLDLDAPASEDGRPLRDHGEVVAANAYLGADAVLPALEAGAQVVVTGRVADPSLFLAPLAHRHGRDLADPGFAAAGTLVGHLLECAGQLTGGYFADPGVKDVPGLAQLGFPYADVAADGSAEYGKLPGTGGVLDRATVREQLLYEITDPTGYRTPDVLLDLRGVTVAQVAPDRVRVAGARGRPRPDQLKVSVGYRAGHKVEAEISYSGPRADRRAALAADVLAERLACLPVRPRIDVLGVAPPDADEHAECRVRVAALAADPSLLEIVGHEVEALYTNGPAGGGGVRAFTREVIGVVSTLVPRSAVEPAVTILEAGDVRPAA, from the coding sequence ATGAGGACCGTCCGGATCGGCGCAGGTGCCGGGTTCGCGGGTGACCGCCTCGAACCCGCCGTCGAGCTGGCCGAACGGGCCGGGCTCGCCGACATCGTGCTGGAGTGCCTCGCCGAGCGCACGATCGCGCTGGGTCAGCAGCGCAGGCTCGCCGACCCCGCCGCCGGGTACGACCCGCGGCTGATCGCCCGGTTCGAGCGGCTGCTGCCCGTGGCGCTCGAGCGCGGCGTGCGGGTGATCACGAACATGGGCGCGGCCAACCCGCTGCGCGCGGGCGAGGTCACCCGGGACCTGCTGACCCGGCTGGGCCGGCGTGCCGCAGTCGGCGTGGTCACCGGCGACGACGTCCTCGACCGGCTCGACCTGGACGCCCCCGCGTCCGAGGACGGGCGGCCGCTGCGCGACCACGGCGAGGTGGTCGCGGCGAACGCCTACCTGGGGGCGGACGCGGTGCTGCCCGCGCTCGAGGCGGGGGCGCAGGTCGTCGTCACGGGGCGGGTGGCCGACCCGTCGCTCTTCCTCGCGCCGCTGGCCCACCGCCATGGCCGAGACCTCGCGGACCCGGGCTTCGCCGCGGCCGGCACGCTCGTCGGGCACCTGCTCGAGTGCGCGGGCCAGCTCACCGGCGGCTACTTCGCCGACCCCGGCGTCAAGGACGTGCCCGGCCTCGCCCAGCTGGGCTTCCCCTACGCCGACGTCGCGGCCGACGGCAGCGCGGAGTACGGCAAGCTGCCCGGCACCGGCGGCGTGCTCGACCGGGCCACGGTGCGCGAGCAGCTGCTCTACGAGATCACCGACCCCACCGGCTACCGCACCCCGGACGTCTTGCTCGACCTGCGCGGGGTCACCGTCGCCCAGGTGGCACCGGACCGGGTGCGGGTGGCCGGCGCACGCGGGCGGCCGCGGCCCGACCAGCTGAAGGTGAGCGTGGGCTACCGGGCGGGGCACAAGGTCGAGGCGGAGATCTCCTACTCCGGGCCGCGGGCCGACCGGCGTGCCGCGCTCGCCGCCGATGTGCTCGCCGAGCGGCTCGCCTGCCTGCCCGTCCGCCCGCGGATCGACGTGCTCGGCGTCGCGCCCCCGGACGCCGACGAGCACGCCGAGTGCCGGGTGCGGGTCGCCGCGCTCGCCGCCGACCCGAGCCTGCTCGAGATCGTCGGGCACGAGGTCGAGGCCCTCTACACCAACGGCCCCGCGGGCGGCGGTGGCGTGCGCGCGTTCACCCGGGAGGTCATCGGCGTGGTGTCCACGCTCGTCCCGCGCTCGGCGGTCGAGCCCGCCGTCACGATCCTGGAGGCCGGGGATGTCCGTCCGGCTGCATGA
- a CDS encoding AtuA-related protein: MSVRLHELAHCRAGDKGNVATLSVIPYSDADYPLLVRELTAERVRAQLAGHVDGDVRRYELPLLPALQFVCTGIRDGGVTTSLALDTHGKSLSSRLLALELPS; the protein is encoded by the coding sequence ATGTCCGTCCGGCTGCATGAGCTCGCCCACTGCCGCGCGGGCGACAAGGGCAACGTCGCCACCCTCTCGGTGATCCCCTACTCCGACGCGGACTACCCGCTGCTCGTCCGCGAGCTCACCGCCGAGCGGGTCCGCGCCCAGCTCGCCGGCCACGTCGACGGCGACGTGCGCCGCTACGAGCTGCCGCTGCTGCCGGCGTTGCAGTTCGTCTGCACCGGCATCCGGGATGGCGGCGTGACGACGTCGCTGGCCCTCGACACGCACGGGAAGTCGCTCAGCTCCCGGCTGCTCGCGCTGGAGCTGCCGAGCTGA
- a CDS encoding helix-turn-helix domain-containing protein: MGYREIPPPRPLRGEIECAWTAGVAADAPAESLHVLPDACMDLVWTGRELLVAGPDTGPHPTRRDPGVLSAGLRFAPGRLPAMLGLPAAEVRDQRAPLAAVHPALARRALARLEQGSPPLPVLLDLALALPGDPAEHALRVVAAQLARGASAAATAERLGWTERSLHRRCLAAFGYGPAVLRRVLRFRRASLLLYDGVPIAEAAAEAGYADQPHLSREVRALAGVAPSQMYAGQPGNGA; encoded by the coding sequence GTGGGCTACCGGGAGATCCCGCCGCCGCGCCCGCTGCGCGGCGAGATCGAGTGCGCCTGGACGGCCGGGGTCGCCGCCGACGCTCCCGCCGAGTCGCTGCACGTGCTGCCCGACGCGTGCATGGACCTGGTCTGGACGGGGCGGGAGCTGCTCGTCGCCGGGCCGGACACCGGGCCGCACCCCACCCGCCGCGACCCCGGGGTCCTGAGCGCGGGCCTTCGCTTCGCGCCCGGCCGGCTCCCGGCGATGCTCGGGCTTCCCGCGGCCGAGGTACGCGACCAGCGCGCACCGCTGGCGGCGGTGCACCCCGCCCTCGCCCGGCGGGCGCTGGCACGGCTCGAACAAGGCAGCCCGCCCCTCCCGGTGCTCCTCGACCTCGCGCTCGCACTTCCCGGCGATCCCGCCGAGCACGCGCTGCGGGTGGTCGCCGCGCAGCTCGCGAGGGGCGCGTCGGCGGCCGCCACGGCCGAGCGGCTCGGCTGGACGGAACGTTCCCTGCACCGGCGCTGCCTCGCCGCGTTCGGGTACGGACCGGCCGTGCTGCGCCGCGTGTTGCGGTTCCGCCGGGCCTCGCTCCTGCTCTACGACGGTGTCCCCATCGCCGAGGCCGCCGCCGAGGCCGGCTACGCCGACCAGCCGCACCTGTCCCGGGAGGTGCGCGCGCTGGCCGGCGTCGCGCCCAGCCAGATGTACGCGGGTCAGCCGGGCAACGGCGCGTAG
- a CDS encoding VOC family protein: protein MTIEAKLDAVGIVASDLAKSLAFYRALGLPVPDGAENAPHVEVPLGGGMRLMFDTEETVRSFHPSWSPGGGAGRIGLAVSLPDPAAVDEMYAKLTAAGHHGELEPFDAPWGQRYASMNDPDGNGVDLYAPLPG from the coding sequence ATGACGATCGAAGCGAAGCTGGACGCCGTCGGCATCGTGGCATCCGACCTGGCGAAGTCCCTGGCCTTCTACCGCGCCCTCGGACTGCCGGTGCCCGACGGCGCCGAGAACGCGCCGCACGTCGAGGTGCCGCTCGGGGGCGGGATGCGACTGATGTTCGACACGGAGGAGACGGTCCGCTCGTTCCACCCGTCGTGGAGCCCGGGCGGCGGCGCGGGCCGCATCGGCCTGGCCGTCTCGCTCCCGGATCCCGCCGCGGTGGACGAGATGTACGCGAAGCTGACCGCTGCCGGTCACCACGGCGAGCTGGAGCCGTTCGACGCCCCGTGGGGGCAGCGCTACGCCAGCATGAACGACCCGGACGGCAACGGCGTGGACCTCTACGCGCCGTTGCCCGGCTGA
- a CDS encoding AraC family transcriptional regulator — protein sequence MPDIRHAPVAPTRLQPLAAGESIDPHRHDDHQILYAGSGVLAITTDAGTWFAPGTRAIWVPAGTVHAHRAYGDLELHMLGLPASTNPLALDRPTVLVVGPLLRELIRAYTGSPHDDSPERRRLRAVLLDELRASPQRPVHLPEPTDPRLAAVCAALRRDPADSRSLAALAAEAGASERTLTRLFRSELGMTFPQWRTQLRLYHALRMLADGSPVTNVAHACGWSSASAFIDVFRRAYGHTPGTHLSDPFTTRRRHRA from the coding sequence ATGCCGGACATCCGCCACGCACCGGTGGCGCCGACCCGGCTGCAGCCCCTCGCCGCCGGGGAGAGCATCGACCCGCACCGGCACGACGACCACCAGATCCTCTACGCGGGCTCCGGCGTGCTGGCCATCACCACCGACGCCGGCACCTGGTTCGCGCCCGGCACCCGCGCGATCTGGGTCCCGGCCGGCACCGTGCACGCCCACCGCGCGTACGGGGATCTCGAGCTCCACATGCTCGGCCTGCCGGCCTCCACCAACCCGCTCGCCCTGGACCGTCCCACGGTGCTGGTCGTCGGTCCGCTCCTGCGCGAGCTGATCCGCGCCTACACCGGCTCCCCGCACGACGACAGCCCCGAACGGCGCCGGCTCCGGGCCGTGTTGCTCGACGAGCTGCGCGCGTCCCCGCAGCGACCCGTGCACCTGCCCGAGCCGACCGACCCGCGGCTGGCGGCGGTGTGCGCGGCCCTGCGCCGCGACCCCGCCGACTCCCGCAGCCTCGCCGCGCTCGCCGCGGAGGCCGGAGCGAGCGAGCGGACGCTCACCCGCCTGTTCCGCTCCGAGCTCGGGATGACCTTCCCGCAGTGGCGCACGCAGCTGCGCCTCTACCACGCGCTGCGGATGCTCGCCGACGGTTCGCCGGTCACGAACGTGGCCCACGCCTGCGGCTGGTCGTCCGCGAGCGCGTTCATCGACGTCTTCCGCCGCGCGTACGGCCACACGCCCGGCACGCACCTGTCCGATCCGTTCACGACCCGCAGGCGGCACCGCGCCTAG
- a CDS encoding MFS transporter: MASGHGCVDVYQGAVAALVPFFVSERAYTHAAAAGLVLAASLLSSVVQPLFGGLTDRWPMPWLLPVSTLLAGIGVALCGVTDSYPLTLALLALSGIGVAAYHPESARVARALSGGSHTAMSWFSLGGNLGFAAAPLMVGVVVAVGGLGASPLLVVPAVVGSALCLAAVRAVPARRPAGTDATPAPGSDDWASFGKLSGSIVCRSIVFVGLSAFIALYGAERTGGGEDAGTAALFVLYLGGAVGTVLGGTLANRFGRVAVVRWSAAVGVLAVAGVVFVPGPLMLVCVALTSACLYVPFSLSITLGQDYLPRRVGTASGVTLGLTVSVGGIASPFIGLLADHTSLQVALTPLIAFPALSWLLLRTLREPAEA, encoded by the coding sequence ATGGCCTCCGGGCACGGCTGCGTCGACGTCTACCAGGGCGCCGTGGCCGCACTGGTGCCGTTCTTCGTGTCCGAACGCGCCTACACGCACGCTGCGGCGGCCGGACTCGTCCTCGCCGCGTCGCTGCTGTCGTCGGTGGTGCAGCCCCTGTTCGGCGGGCTCACCGACAGGTGGCCCATGCCCTGGCTGCTGCCGGTCAGCACGCTCCTCGCCGGCATCGGCGTCGCGCTCTGCGGCGTCACCGACTCCTACCCCCTGACGCTGGCACTCCTCGCGCTGTCGGGCATCGGCGTCGCCGCCTACCACCCCGAGTCGGCCCGCGTGGCGCGGGCGCTGAGCGGCGGCAGCCACACCGCGATGAGCTGGTTCTCCCTCGGCGGCAACCTCGGGTTCGCGGCGGCACCGCTGATGGTCGGCGTGGTCGTCGCGGTCGGGGGCCTCGGCGCGTCGCCGCTGCTGGTCGTGCCCGCCGTGGTGGGCAGCGCGCTCTGCCTCGCCGCCGTGCGCGCCGTGCCGGCACGCCGCCCCGCGGGCACCGATGCCACTCCCGCGCCGGGCTCGGACGACTGGGCGTCGTTCGGCAAGCTGTCGGGCTCGATCGTCTGCCGCTCGATCGTGTTCGTCGGGCTGAGCGCGTTCATCGCCCTCTACGGGGCGGAGCGCACGGGCGGCGGCGAGGACGCGGGCACCGCCGCGCTGTTCGTGCTGTACCTCGGCGGCGCCGTCGGCACCGTGCTCGGCGGGACGCTGGCCAACCGCTTCGGCCGGGTCGCGGTCGTGCGCTGGTCCGCGGCCGTCGGCGTCCTCGCCGTCGCGGGCGTCGTGTTCGTGCCAGGCCCGCTCATGCTCGTCTGCGTGGCGCTGACCTCGGCCTGCCTCTACGTGCCGTTCTCGCTGAGCATCACCCTCGGCCAGGACTACCTGCCCCGCCGCGTCGGCACCGCGAGCGGCGTGACGCTCGGCCTCACCGTGAGCGTCGGGGGCATCGCGAGCCCGTTCATCGGTCTGCTGGCCGACCACACGTCCCTGCAGGTGGCGCTCACGCCGCTGATCGCGTTCCCGGCCCTGAGCTGGCTGCTGCTGCGAACGTTGCGGGAGCCCGCCGAGGCGTGA
- a CDS encoding phosphatase PAP2 family protein, producing the protein MTSHDLASDHRARLLVGGATAIGTAAVLGAVVRDRWSPLDTWFVREFRLPVDPPVVEAVAGAGVLLAVAGLVLAVAAALRLPAVRAQLWRHAVLLAACAAVAGTQVLFQRPGPPGAGQDWTYPSGHAAVVTAVAVTAVVLCRRSAPSLARAVLAVEVLAVTVTTASRVVLGEHFPTDVVGAMAGVLGVGLVVTALTGTKRPADRT; encoded by the coding sequence ATGACCTCCCACGACCTCGCATCCGACCACAGGGCCAGACTGCTCGTCGGTGGCGCCACCGCGATCGGCACGGCCGCGGTGCTGGGTGCCGTCGTGCGAGACCGGTGGTCCCCGCTCGACACGTGGTTCGTGCGCGAGTTCCGGCTGCCGGTGGACCCACCCGTCGTCGAGGCCGTCGCCGGAGCGGGCGTGCTGCTGGCGGTGGCGGGGCTCGTGCTGGCGGTCGCCGCAGCGCTGCGCCTGCCGGCGGTACGGGCGCAGCTCTGGCGCCACGCCGTCCTGCTCGCCGCATGCGCCGCCGTCGCCGGGACGCAGGTGCTCTTCCAGCGACCGGGCCCACCGGGTGCCGGGCAGGACTGGACCTACCCGAGCGGGCACGCCGCGGTGGTGACGGCCGTGGCGGTCACCGCGGTCGTCCTCTGCCGCCGGTCCGCGCCGTCGTTGGCGCGAGCCGTACTGGCGGTCGAGGTGCTCGCGGTGACCGTCACGACGGCGAGCCGCGTGGTGCTCGGCGAGCACTTCCCGACCGACGTCGTGGGCGCGATGGCCGGGGTCCTCGGCGTCGGGCTCGTGGTGACGGCGTTGACGGGCACGAAGCGGCCCGCCGACCGGACGTGA
- the arc gene encoding proteasome ATPase — protein MSPAEAAAQIRFLEEEVALLRRKLTESPRHARVLEQRLAESASRLAQLSARNEKLTETLKEARGQLVALREEVDRLAQPPSGYGVFLTRYPDETVDVFTSGRRMRVAVSPAVDTSDLRSGQTVRLNEALTVVEAGDYERIGEVCGLREVLSEPTEDGLAGRALVIGHADEERVVWLAAPLFPGPDDPDGVALKPGDSLLVDTKAGYAYERVPKAEVEDLVLEEVPDVEYEDIGGLFRQIEQIRDAVELPFLHAELFKEYELRPPKGVLLYGPPGCGKTLIAKAVANSLAKKVAAVRGDDPNEGRAFFLNIKGPELLNKFVGETERHIRLIFQRAREKASAGTPVIVFFDEMDSIFRTRGSGVSSDVETTIVPQLLAEIDGVEGLENVIVIGASNREDMIDPAILRPGRLDVKIKIERPDAEAAQDIFSKYITETLPIHADDIAEFGGNRKACIDAMIQRIVERMYDETEENRFLEVTYANGDKETLYFKDFNSGAMIQNIVDRSKKAAIKSVLETGQPGLRVQHLLDAIVDEFAENEDLPNTTNPDDWARISGKKGERIVYIRTLVTGKNTETGRAIDTASNTGQYL, from the coding sequence CTGAGCCCCGCAGAGGCCGCCGCGCAGATCCGGTTCCTCGAAGAGGAAGTCGCCCTGCTCCGCCGCAAGCTCACCGAGTCCCCGCGGCACGCGCGCGTCCTCGAGCAGCGCCTGGCCGAGTCGGCGAGCCGGCTCGCGCAGCTCTCGGCCCGCAACGAGAAGCTCACCGAAACCCTCAAGGAGGCCCGCGGCCAGCTCGTGGCGCTCCGCGAGGAGGTCGACCGGCTGGCGCAGCCGCCGAGCGGCTACGGCGTCTTCCTCACTCGTTACCCCGACGAGACGGTCGACGTCTTCACCTCCGGCCGGCGCATGCGTGTCGCCGTGTCCCCGGCCGTCGACACGTCCGACCTGCGCAGCGGGCAGACCGTGCGGCTCAACGAGGCGCTCACCGTCGTCGAGGCGGGCGACTACGAGCGCATCGGCGAGGTCTGCGGGCTGCGGGAGGTGCTGTCCGAGCCCACCGAGGACGGCCTCGCCGGCCGTGCGTTGGTGATCGGGCACGCCGACGAGGAGCGCGTGGTGTGGCTCGCCGCACCGCTGTTCCCCGGCCCGGACGACCCCGACGGCGTCGCGCTCAAGCCCGGCGACTCCCTGCTGGTCGACACGAAGGCCGGCTACGCCTACGAGCGGGTGCCGAAGGCCGAGGTGGAGGACCTCGTGCTGGAGGAGGTGCCCGACGTCGAGTACGAGGACATCGGCGGCCTGTTCCGGCAGATCGAGCAGATCCGCGACGCCGTGGAGCTGCCGTTCCTGCACGCCGAGCTGTTTAAGGAGTACGAGCTGCGCCCGCCGAAGGGCGTGCTGCTCTACGGCCCTCCCGGTTGCGGCAAGACGCTCATCGCCAAGGCGGTGGCCAACTCGCTCGCCAAAAAGGTCGCGGCCGTGCGCGGCGACGACCCCAACGAGGGCAGGGCGTTCTTCCTCAACATCAAGGGCCCCGAGCTGCTCAACAAGTTCGTCGGCGAGACCGAGCGGCACATCCGGCTGATCTTCCAGCGGGCCAGGGAGAAGGCATCGGCCGGCACCCCGGTGATCGTGTTCTTCGACGAGATGGACTCGATCTTCCGCACCCGCGGGTCGGGCGTGTCCTCCGACGTCGAGACCACGATCGTGCCGCAGCTGCTGGCGGAGATCGACGGTGTCGAGGGCCTGGAGAACGTCATCGTCATCGGCGCCTCCAACCGCGAGGACATGATCGACCCCGCGATCCTGCGGCCGGGCCGCCTGGACGTGAAGATCAAGATCGAGCGGCCGGACGCCGAGGCGGCGCAGGACATCTTCTCCAAGTACATCACCGAGACCTTGCCGATCCACGCCGACGACATCGCCGAGTTCGGCGGCAACCGCAAGGCCTGCATCGACGCGATGATCCAGCGGATCGTCGAGCGGATGTACGACGAGACGGAGGAGAACCGATTCCTCGAGGTCACCTACGCCAACGGTGACAAGGAGACCCTCTACTTCAAGGACTTCAACTCCGGCGCGATGATCCAGAACATCGTCGACCGGTCGAAGAAGGCCGCGATCAAGTCGGTGCTCGAGACCGGCCAGCCGGGGCTGCGCGTGCAGCACCTGCTGGACGCGATCGTCGACGAGTTCGCCGAGAACGAGGACCTTCCCAACACCACCAACCCCGACGACTGGGCGCGGATCTCCGGCAAGAAGGGGGAGCGGATCGTCTACATCCGCACCCTCGTCACCGGCAAGAACACCGAGACGGGCCGCGCGATCGACACGGCGTCGAACACCGGTCAGTACCTGTAG
- a CDS encoding tRNA (adenine-N1)-methyltransferase — protein MPEPRPADTDLPTRGGPFRAGDRVQLTDPKGRHYSITLQAGAEYHTHRGGLAHDDLIGKPEGSLVVSPVGTPYLALRPRLADYVLSMPRGAQVIYPKDAAQILMWGDVFPGARVLEAGAGSGALACSLLQAVGPEGGVVSYEVRADHAEHAERNVRQFFGELPPHWSLRVADLAALGEDHPDERFDRVVLDMLAPWEHLDTVAKALVPGGVLVGYVATTTQLSRLVEDLRSQQCWTEPQAWETLMRPWHVVGLAVRPEHRMQGHTAFLVTARRLAEGVVPPRPQRRPTSR, from the coding sequence GTGCCCGAGCCCCGACCCGCCGACACCGACCTCCCCACCCGCGGCGGCCCGTTCCGCGCAGGCGACCGGGTGCAGCTCACCGACCCGAAGGGCCGGCACTACTCGATCACCCTGCAGGCGGGGGCGGAGTACCACACGCACCGCGGCGGGCTCGCCCACGACGACCTGATCGGCAAGCCGGAGGGCAGCCTCGTCGTCTCGCCGGTGGGCACGCCGTACCTGGCGCTGCGGCCCCGGCTGGCCGACTACGTGCTGTCGATGCCGCGCGGGGCGCAGGTGATCTACCCGAAGGACGCGGCCCAGATCCTGATGTGGGGCGACGTCTTCCCGGGGGCGCGCGTGCTGGAGGCGGGCGCCGGGTCGGGGGCGCTCGCGTGCTCGTTGCTGCAGGCAGTGGGCCCGGAGGGGGGCGTGGTGTCCTACGAGGTCCGCGCCGATCACGCCGAGCACGCCGAACGCAACGTGCGGCAGTTCTTCGGGGAGCTCCCCCCGCACTGGAGCCTGCGGGTGGCCGATCTCGCCGCGCTCGGCGAAGACCACCCGGACGAGCGTTTCGATCGGGTGGTTCTGGACATGCTCGCGCCGTGGGAGCACCTGGACACCGTCGCGAAGGCGCTCGTTCCGGGCGGTGTACTGGTGGGTTACGTCGCGACCACCACCCAGCTGTCCCGGCTCGTGGAGGACCTGCGCTCGCAGCAGTGCTGGACCGAGCCCCAGGCGTGGGAGACCCTCATGCGTCCGTGGCACGTCGTCGGCCTCGCCGTGCGTCCGGAGCACCGCATGCAGGGCCACACCGCGTTCCTCGTGACGGCGCGCCGCCTCGCGGAGGGTGTCGTTCCGCCCCGTCCGCAGCGCCGTCCGACGAGCCGGTGA
- a CDS encoding RecB family exonuclease → MTDTAGIQIAGTAVEPAPRRRPALSPSRAGDFKQCPLLYRFRAIDRLPELPSRAQVRGTLVHAVLERLYDLPAPQRSPEAARGLVGPVWEELSAALPELVGQLFVDAEDPELPVWLESAAELLEVYFRLEDPRRLEPAARELLVETELASGLLLRGYIDRLDVAPSGEIRVVDYKTGSSPREAGEVAALFQMKFYALALLQERGVVPTQLRLLYLADGEYLTYEPDEPELRRFERTLEAIWAAIRTAGETGDFRPNRTRMCDWCSHKALCPAWDGTPPEYPGWPESAEDTVLDRME, encoded by the coding sequence GTGACCGACACCGCGGGCATCCAGATTGCGGGCACGGCGGTGGAGCCCGCCCCGCGGCGTCGTCCTGCCCTGTCGCCGTCACGGGCAGGCGATTTCAAGCAGTGCCCGCTGCTGTACCGCTTCCGCGCCATCGACCGGCTTCCCGAGCTGCCCTCCCGCGCCCAGGTCCGCGGCACGCTGGTGCACGCCGTCCTGGAGCGGTTGTACGACCTGCCCGCGCCGCAGCGTTCCCCCGAGGCGGCCCGCGGGCTCGTCGGGCCGGTGTGGGAGGAGCTGTCCGCCGCGCTGCCCGAGCTGGTGGGGCAGCTGTTCGTCGACGCGGAGGATCCCGAGCTGCCGGTGTGGCTGGAGTCCGCGGCCGAGCTGCTGGAGGTGTACTTCCGGCTCGAGGACCCACGCCGTCTCGAACCCGCTGCCCGTGAACTGCTGGTCGAGACGGAGCTGGCGTCGGGCCTGCTGCTGCGCGGCTACATCGACCGCCTCGACGTCGCTCCTTCCGGTGAGATCCGGGTCGTCGACTACAAGACGGGCTCGTCGCCCCGCGAGGCGGGAGAGGTCGCGGCGCTGTTCCAGATGAAGTTCTACGCGCTCGCGCTCCTGCAGGAGCGCGGCGTGGTGCCCACCCAGCTGCGGCTGCTGTACCTGGCTGACGGCGAGTACCTCACCTACGAGCCCGACGAGCCGGAGCTGCGCCGGTTCGAGCGCACGCTGGAGGCCATCTGGGCGGCCATCCGCACGGCGGGGGAGACCGGTGACTTCCGTCCCAACCGCACCCGCATGTGCGACTGGTGCAGCCACAAGGCGCTCTGCCCCGCCTGGGACGGCACTCCGCCCGAGTACCCGGGCTGGCCGGAGTCGGCCGAGGACACCGTTCTTGATCGGATGGAGTAA
- a CDS encoding thioesterase family protein, translating into MSELEPFYLPLDGPEGHRFHATASTTGPWFADAQHVGPPSALLTRALERLDGGAGTQLARVTVEVLGPVPAGEVHVTAAVERPGRAIQLMTAEMSAGGRPVLRARAWRLAAGDTTAAAVGAADPLPPPTQATPQTTWAEGWLPGFIDAVEWRWLAGGPPGTGPGVAWVRLRVPLVEGEKPSPAQRLMVAADCANGIGAPLDLREWLFVNTDLTVHLHRPPVGEWIGVSATTVIGPTGGGTVSALLHDEDGQTGRSAQALIVRPRG; encoded by the coding sequence ATGAGTGAGCTCGAGCCGTTCTACCTCCCCCTCGACGGCCCGGAAGGCCACCGCTTCCACGCCACGGCCTCCACGACCGGGCCGTGGTTCGCCGACGCCCAGCACGTCGGGCCGCCGTCCGCGCTCCTGACCCGGGCTCTGGAGCGGCTCGACGGCGGCGCCGGCACCCAGCTCGCCCGCGTGACCGTGGAGGTGCTCGGGCCGGTGCCGGCCGGCGAGGTGCACGTCACCGCGGCGGTGGAGCGACCGGGCCGGGCGATCCAGCTGATGACGGCGGAGATGAGCGCGGGTGGCCGGCCGGTGCTGCGTGCCCGAGCATGGCGGCTCGCCGCCGGCGACACGACGGCGGCCGCCGTCGGCGCCGCCGACCCGCTGCCGCCGCCCACGCAGGCCACCCCGCAGACCACGTGGGCCGAGGGATGGCTCCCGGGCTTCATCGACGCCGTCGAGTGGCGGTGGCTGGCCGGCGGGCCACCCGGGACGGGCCCTGGCGTGGCGTGGGTTCGCCTGCGGGTGCCGCTGGTGGAAGGCGAGAAGCCCAGCCCCGCGCAGCGGCTCATGGTCGCAGCCGACTGTGCCAACGGCATCGGGGCGCCACTGGACCTGCGGGAATGGCTCTTCGTCAACACCGATCTCACCGTCCACCTGCACCGCCCGCCCGTGGGCGAGTGGATCGGGGTCAGCGCCACCACGGTGATCGGGCCGACCGGGGGCGGCACGGTCTCGGCGCTGCTGCACGACGAGGACGGGCAGACCGGGCGCAGCGCCCAGGCGCTGATCGTGCGGCCGCGGGGGTAG
- the hisG gene encoding ATP phosphoribosyltransferase has product MLRVALPNKGTLAEPAATMMREAGYRQRSDSRDLSMLDEENEVEFFYLRPKDIATYVGSGDLHLGITGADLMEESGSQVKTVIQLGFGASKFRFAAPPLTDNGEEWTIKHLEGKKIATSYPRLVRAHLARNRVRADIIKLDGAVEISVQLGLADAIADVVSSGRTLRQHGLVAFDDAIAVSQATLIEREPRPDRPETAEIKAAKVVFTGRIQGVVYARQYLMLDYDCPDHVLEQAKRITPGMQAPTVSPLTEPGWSAVRSMVRRTVANRVMDDLAELGVRAILTSEIRSCRAVDGAMIQPYPS; this is encoded by the coding sequence ATGCTCCGCGTCGCACTCCCGAACAAGGGGACGCTGGCCGAGCCCGCCGCGACCATGATGCGGGAAGCGGGGTACCGGCAGCGCTCGGACTCGCGCGACCTGAGCATGTTGGACGAGGAGAACGAGGTCGAGTTCTTCTATCTGCGCCCCAAGGACATCGCCACCTACGTCGGCTCCGGCGACCTGCACCTGGGCATCACGGGCGCCGACCTCATGGAGGAGTCCGGCAGCCAGGTCAAGACCGTCATCCAGCTGGGCTTCGGGGCCTCCAAGTTCCGCTTCGCCGCGCCTCCGCTCACCGACAACGGTGAGGAGTGGACGATCAAGCACCTCGAGGGCAAGAAGATCGCCACGTCCTACCCGCGCCTGGTCCGCGCGCACCTGGCGCGCAACCGCGTCCGCGCCGACATCATCAAGCTCGACGGCGCCGTCGAGATCTCCGTGCAGCTCGGGCTCGCCGACGCGATCGCCGACGTCGTGTCCTCCGGTCGCACGCTGCGCCAGCACGGCCTCGTCGCCTTCGACGACGCGATCGCCGTGTCGCAGGCCACCCTGATCGAGCGCGAGCCGCGCCCCGACCGCCCCGAGACCGCCGAGATCAAGGCGGCCAAGGTCGTGTTCACCGGCCGCATCCAGGGCGTCGTCTACGCCCGCCAGTACCTGATGCTCGACTACGACTGCCCCGACCACGTGCTCGAGCAGGCCAAGCGGATCACGCCCGGCATGCAGGCGCCCACCGTCTCCCCGCTCACCGAGCCCGGCTGGTCCGCGGTGCGGTCGATGGTGCGCCGCACGGTGGCCAACAGGGTGATGGACGACCTCGCCGAGCTCGGTGTGCGCGCGATCCTCACCTCGGAGATCCGCTCCTGCCGCGCGGTCGACGGCGCGATGATCCAGCCGTACCCGAGCTAG